In the Thermus antranikianii DSM 12462 genome, TCAGGAACGGCAGCTGGAGGCCTTGACGGAAACGTGATGCGCCGCGAGATCCTGGTGGTGGCGGCCATCCTGTTGGACCGCCAAGGCCGGGTCCTTCTGGTGGGGAACGACTGGGGCAGGCGGGGCATGGTGCGCTACACCCTTCCTGGGGGCACCGTGGAACCTGGGGAAACCGTTCTGGAAGCCCTGGTGCGGGAGGTGCGGGAGGAAACCGGCCTGAAGGTAAAGGCCATCGAGCACCTGGCCTATGCCATCCAGGTGGAGGACCGTCGCAAGAACGAGCGCACCCTGGCCATGGCCTTTAGGGCCAGCTACGAGGGGCTTTTGAACCCCAGGGACCCCGACGGCCACATCGTGGAAGCCCGCTTCTTCACCCCGGAGGAGGTGGCGGTCAAACTTTCCGGCCACCGTCCCCTCCTGGAACCCCTGCTGGACTACCTTGGGGGGGAGCGGGGCCGGTTTTACGCCTACACCGGCTGGAGCCAACCGGGAACACGGGTCTAACGCCACCCCACCCTGGCCTCGCCGGGGCGGGGGCCCCGGCGGATCCTTCACCTAGGCCATCATGGACCAGGATGGAGCGGGAAAGGGTATAACCCCAGGATTAAGGGCCCAGTTTCCGCTTCAGGTAGGCGGTGAGCTCCTCTATGGCCTTCCTCAAGGCCCGCTGCTCCTCCGCCAGGGCCTCGAGGGGGTCCCTGGCTCCCTCCACTGCGGAAAGGGTCTTGAAGAGGAGGGTGGGGTTGCCGCACCGGGGGCAGACGAGGCCCGCGGGGCGGACCGAGGGAGCGTAGAAGACCCGGGTGCGGCACCGGGGGCATAGGAGGTACTTGACCCCCGAGGCCTCCCCCTTGCGCACCGCCTCCTCCAACTCCAGGGCCTCCTCCCGCGGGAAGCCCAAGAAGAAGTCCTCCCCCACTTGGACGGAAGCTGGGTCCTCTCGGGTGGGTTTCAGTTCCCCCTGCCTTCCCTCGGGGGTTTCCCAGGTAAACCCGTTCCAGCGAAAGTGGCGAAGGTGCTTATTCCCCTCCAGATCCTCAATCTCCACGATGAGCTGCAGGACGGGATCCTTGGGATAGTAGTACAGGCGCACCGCCTGCACCCCGGAAAGGCTCTTGCTGCGGGGCAGGGTGTAGGCCAAAGGACCCTCCCCCTTGGCGGGGTAGCCCACCAAGCGCTCCAGGTCATAGAGGGTGAGGCCAGGGCGCTCCATATCTCCGAAGAGGAGGCTTTCCACGTAGCGGAAGGCAGCCGCCAGGTCGGAGCCTTGCCCCTGACCGAAGCCGGGGTTCATAAGACCAGTTTATCCCAAAAAACAGTACGGGGGAACCTGGCCCCCACGGGGCTGGTTCCTTTGCTTTCCTTCAAGGGCCCTCCATAATGGAGGTATGGCCTTGCTCTTCACCCCCCTGGAACTCGGCGGCCTCCGGCTGAAAAACCGCCTGGCCATGTCCCCCATGTGCCAGTACTCCGCCACCTTGGAAGGGGAGGTAACCGACTGGCACCTCCTCCACTACCCCACGCGGGCCCTCGGAGGCGTGGGGCTCATCCTGGTGGAGGCCACCGCCGTGGAACCTTTGGGCCGTATCAGCCCCTATGACCTTGGCATCTGGTCGGAGGATCACCTTCCGGGCCTGAGGGAGCTAGCCCGGAGGATCCGGGAAGCAGGAGCGGTGCCGGGGATCCAGCTGGCCCACGCCGGGCGCAAGGCGGGGACCGCTAGGCCCTGGGAAGGAGGGAAGCCCTTGGGCTGGCGGGTGGTGGGGCCAAGCCCCATTCCTTTTGACGAGGGCTACCCCGTACCCGAACCCCTGGACGAAGCGGGGATGGAGCGCATCCTCCAGGCCTTCGTGGAAGGAGCCAGACGGGCCCTTAGGGCAGGCTTTCAGGTGATCGAGCTCCACATGGCCCATGGCTACCTCCTTTCCTCCTTCCTCTCCCCTCTCTCCAACCAGCGCACCGACGCCTACGGGGGAAGCCTGGAAAACCGCATGCGCTTTCCCCTTCAGGTGGCCCAGGCGGTGCGGGAGGTGGTGCCCAGGGAGCTTCCCCTTTTCGTGCGGATCTCCGCCACGGACTGGGGGGAAGGAGGATGGAGCCTCGAGGACACCCTGGCCTTCGCCCGGAGGCTTAAGGAGCTGGGGGTGGACCTTTTGGACTGCTCTTCAGGCGGGGTGGTGCCCAGGGTGCGGATCCCCTTGGCCCCGGGCTTTCAGGTGCCCTTCGCCGACGCCGTGCGCAAGAGGGTGGGCCTGCGAACGGGAGCCGTGGGCCTCATCACCACCCCCGAACAGGCGGAAACCCTTTTGCAGGCGGGAAGCGCCGATCTGGTGCTTCTGGGCCGGGTTCTCCTCAGGGACCCCTACTTCCCCTTAAAGGCCGCCAAGGCCTTGGGCGTGGCCCCGGAGGTGCCCCCCCAGTACCAAAGGGGGTTTTAGCGCTACCCCAACCTGGCCCTGCCAGGTTGGGGATTCCGGCCAGTCCCTAACGCGGCAACCCAAACCGCTTAGGGACACGGTGGGCTAGGGGAAAAGGGCGGGGTGAGGAAGGAGCCAGCGCACCTCCCGCCTCAGGGTTTCAGCAAAGCGGGGGCTCCTTTCGGGCAGGGCCTGCCTCGGCCAGGGTATAGACCAAGGCCTCCGCAGGCACGGGAAGCTCCTCCAGGGGCAAGGTCAGGGCCCGTTGCCAGGAAGGAAGGGAAGAGGACTCCACCACCAAAAGGAGATCCAGGTCGCTTCCCACCCCGTAGTCGCCCCGGGCGTAGGAACCGAAGTAGCCCAGGGCCAGGAGGCCAGGGATGGGGTGGCGGACCATCCAGGCCTGAAGGGCACCCTCCACTTCCTCCCGGCTAGGCCATCTGAGCACGGCAGAATTCAAGGATTTCACGGGCATAGCGCACCGCCTCCTGGCTTTGCAAGGGGCCATAGTGCTCCGCAGAAGGCCCCTCGGGAAAAGCATCGGGGTATCGGGTGGGTATGTAGAGCCCATCCAGGTAGCGGGCCTTTTCCACCAGGTCTTGAGGAACCTCCAAGGGTAACTCCTTGAGAAGCCGGGACATGCCCCCAAGCCTCCTGGTCCAGGTGGAGGTGGAGGGCTTTTACCGCCTTCTCTGCGGCCTGCTGGGCGGCAAAACAGGCCCACTCGTGCCGGCCTGCCTTCCGGGCGATCTCAGCCATCTCCAGGTCCCTTTCCGCCTGGAGAAGCCAGTCCTTAGCCCGATTCACCCCTCCAGTTTACCGTAGACTGTTCCCCATGAAGGCCGTACGGGTGCATCAGACAGGCGGGCCCGAGGTCCTGGCCCTCGAGGACCTCCCCATCCCCGAGCCAGGGCCAGGGGAGGTTTTGGTGAAGCTTTTGGCCATCGGGGTCAACTACATCGACACCTACAAGCGCAAGGGTCTTTACCCCATGCCCCTTCCCTTCACCTTAGGGGAGGAAGGAGCCGGGGTGGTGGAGAAGGTGGGGGAAGGTGTGGTGGGGGTACGCCCTGGGGACCGGGTGGCCTTCGCCAACGTTCAGGGTGCCTACGCCCAGTACCAGGTGGTGCCAGCGGAGAGGCTCGTACCCGTGCCCGCAGGGCTGGATCCCAAGCTGGCGGCAGCGAGCCTCCTGCAGGGCATGACCGTCCACTACCTTCTGAAGAGCACCTACCCCGTCCGCCCTGGGGATCAGGTCCTGGTCCACGCGGGGGCCGGGGGGGTGGGGCTCCTCCTCATCCAGTGGGCCAAGCGGCTGGGGGCCACGGTCTACGCCACCGCCAGCACCGAGGAGAAGCGGGCCCTTTGCCTCGAGGCGGGGGCGGACTACGCCCTGCCCTACGAGGGCTTCGCCCAAGCGGTGAAGGCCCTTTCCGGAGGCGGGGTGGACGTGGTCTATGACGGGGTGGGGCAGAGCACCTTTGAGGGAAGCCTCGAGGCCTTAAGGCCCAGGGGCTATCTGGTCCTCTTCGGCCAGTCCTCGGGGCCCGTGCCCCCATTTGACCCCCAGGTCCTGAACCGGAAAGGAAGCCTCTTCCTTACCCGCCCCACCCTGCACCATTACACCGCCACCCGCAAAGAACTCCTCTTTCGGGCGGGGGAGGTTTTTGAGGCCATCCGGGAAGGGTGGCTACGGGTGCGCATCGGGGCGGAGTTCCCCTTGGAAAAGGCCAGGGAAGCCCACGAGGCCCTAGAGGGGCGGAAGACCACGGGCAAGGTCCTCCTCATCCCCTAGGTACCGGGCCTGCCAGGACCTGAGCCCCCTTTCCGGAAGGTAGGCTCCCCGCACGGTGCAGGCCAGGGCGGATAGGGCAACGGCGCCCTCCAGGATGTCCTTTAGGTCCGGTAAAGACAGGCGGGGAAGATTCCCTTTACCGTAGCCCTTTCGGAGAAGAAGGGCCAAGAGCCCGGCGGTGAAGGCATCCCCTGCCCCCACGGTATCCTTCACCCTCACCGCCTTTCCGGGGAGGCGCACCGCCTCCTCCCCAAGAAAGGCCACCGCCCCTTCCCGGCCCAGGGTGAGGACCTTTAGGGGTATATCCAAGGTCTTCACCGCCCCCACGGGGTCCTCAGGGAAAAGAAGTTTGGCGTCTTCTAGGGAAAGCTTCAACAGGTCTATCCGGTCCAGATAGGCTCTTATTCGCTTCCTTTCCTTGGGGGTAGGGGAATGCCGGAGGTTGGGGTCGTAGGAAACCAAAGCCCCCTCCTCCGCCGCTTCCTGTAAAAGGAGGCCTAAGCCTTCCTCCACGCGATCCTCGAGGGCCAGGAGGGAGCCGAAGTGGAACACCCTGGCTCCCCGGGGGCTTTCGGGCCCTGGGCGGTAGGGCAGGCGGAAGGGGCGGTGGAAGCTATATTCCCCATTTCCCTCCGCATCCAGGCGCACCAGGGCCAAGGGCATGGGAGCGGGATGGCGGAAAAGCCTGAGCTCGAGGCCCCGCCTTCTCATCTCCTCCTCGCTCCAGGCGGAAACCCAGTCCTCCCCCACCTCGGAAAGGAA is a window encoding:
- a CDS encoding NUDIX hydrolase; the protein is MRREILVVAAILLDRQGRVLLVGNDWGRRGMVRYTLPGGTVEPGETVLEALVREVREETGLKVKAIEHLAYAIQVEDRRKNERTLAMAFRASYEGLLNPRDPDGHIVEARFFTPEEVAVKLSGHRPLLEPLLDYLGGERGRFYAYTGWSQPGTRV
- a CDS encoding NADH:flavin oxidoreductase/NADH oxidase, with the protein product MALLFTPLELGGLRLKNRLAMSPMCQYSATLEGEVTDWHLLHYPTRALGGVGLILVEATAVEPLGRISPYDLGIWSEDHLPGLRELARRIREAGAVPGIQLAHAGRKAGTARPWEGGKPLGWRVVGPSPIPFDEGYPVPEPLDEAGMERILQAFVEGARRALRAGFQVIELHMAHGYLLSSFLSPLSNQRTDAYGGSLENRMRFPLQVAQAVREVVPRELPLFVRISATDWGEGGWSLEDTLAFARRLKELGVDLLDCSSGGVVPRVRIPLAPGFQVPFADAVRKRVGLRTGAVGLITTPEQAETLLQAGSADLVLLGRVLLRDPYFPLKAAKALGVAPEVPPQYQRGF
- a CDS encoding quinone oxidoreductase family protein, giving the protein MKAVRVHQTGGPEVLALEDLPIPEPGPGEVLVKLLAIGVNYIDTYKRKGLYPMPLPFTLGEEGAGVVEKVGEGVVGVRPGDRVAFANVQGAYAQYQVVPAERLVPVPAGLDPKLAAASLLQGMTVHYLLKSTYPVRPGDQVLVHAGAGGVGLLLIQWAKRLGATVYATASTEEKRALCLEAGADYALPYEGFAQAVKALSGGGVDVVYDGVGQSTFEGSLEALRPRGYLVLFGQSSGPVPPFDPQVLNRKGSLFLTRPTLHHYTATRKELLFRAGEVFEAIREGWLRVRIGAEFPLEKAREAHEALEGRKTTGKVLLIP
- a CDS encoding carbohydrate kinase family protein, producing the protein MLALLGEVLVDLIQESQDPLRFRGVLGGSALNTAATLARLGFPVRFLSEVGEDWVSAWSEEEMRRRGLELRLFRHPAPMPLALVRLDAEGNGEYSFHRPFRLPYRPGPESPRGARVFHFGSLLALEDRVEEGLGLLLQEAAEEGALVSYDPNLRHSPTPKERKRIRAYLDRIDLLKLSLEDAKLLFPEDPVGAVKTLDIPLKVLTLGREGAVAFLGEEAVRLPGKAVRVKDTVGAGDAFTAGLLALLLRKGYGKGNLPRLSLPDLKDILEGAVALSALACTVRGAYLPERGLRSWQARYLGDEEDLARGLPPL